One segment of Candidatus Polarisedimenticolaceae bacterium DNA contains the following:
- a CDS encoding phasin family protein produces MAVRKTMANFDPTETAQKIWLAGLGALAVAEEEGSKLFKNLVTKGKQTGDWADMPGRAVNETKGKIKTAATKIEAEVDDKVQMVLHRFGVPTRTEIESLSKRVEALTKTLGKTRTAPRRKKTTAQA; encoded by the coding sequence ATGGCAGTCCGCAAGACGATGGCAAACTTCGATCCGACCGAAACGGCGCAGAAGATCTGGCTCGCCGGACTCGGCGCTCTCGCCGTGGCCGAGGAGGAGGGCTCCAAGCTCTTCAAGAACCTCGTGACCAAGGGGAAGCAGACGGGCGACTGGGCCGACATGCCCGGGCGCGCGGTGAACGAGACCAAGGGCAAGATCAAGACCGCCGCGACGAAGATCGAGGCGGAGGTCGACGACAAGGTGCAGATGGTGCTGCACCGCTTCGGCGTGCCCACGCGCACCGAGATCGAGTCGCTGAGCAAGCGCGTCGAGGCGCTGACCAAGACCCTCGGCAAGACCCGCACCGCGCCGCGCCGCAAGAAGACGACCGCCCAGGCCTAG